One window of Phoenix dactylifera cultivar Barhee BC4 chromosome 5, palm_55x_up_171113_PBpolish2nd_filt_p, whole genome shotgun sequence genomic DNA carries:
- the LOC103716883 gene encoding 2-methylene-furan-3-one reductase-like isoform X2 translates to MAGIVADMAPGVSKFKVGEEVYGNIQDFNVPEKLKQLGTLAEYVAVEENLVALKPDNLSFEEAGSLPLALQTALEGFETANFQAGRSVFIVGGAGGVGTLVVQLAKHYFGASRVVATCSSSKVEFVKSLGADMVIDYTATKYEEITEKFDFVYDTIGESKNSFVVAKEDAPVVDITWPPTNPKAKFSSLTVRGDILERLRPYLESGKIKAVIDPTGPYHFNDVIEAFRYLETGRARGKVVVSSFPSSTSL, encoded by the exons ATGGCTGGAATAGTGGCTGACATGGCCCCTGGTGTTTCAAAGTTCAAAGTTGGTGAGGAGGTCTATGGCAACATACAGGATTTCAACGTCCCTGAGAAACTGAAGCAACTAGGGACGCTTGCCGAGTATGTTGCAGTAGAAGAGAACTTGGTAGCTCTAAAACCAGACAATCTTTCCTTTGAGGAGGCCGGAAGCCTTCCTCTGGCTCTGCAAACTGCCTTAGAAGGGTTTGAGACAGCCAATTTCCAAGCAGGTCGGAGCGTTTTTATCGTCGGCGGAGCTGGCGGCGTTGGGACGCTTGTAGTTCAGCTAGCCAAGCATTACTTCGGTGCTTCTAGGGTGGTAGCAACTTGTAGCAGCAGCAAGGTTGAGTTTGTGAAGAGCTTAGGAGCTGACATGGTTATAGACTACACTGCTACAAAATATGAGGAGATCACCGAGAAATTCGATTTTGTTTATGACACTATTG GAGAGAGCAAGAATTCCTTCGTGGTGGCCAAAGAAGACGCACCGGTGGTGGATATAACATGGCCCCCTACAAATCCGAAGGCCAAATTCTCGAGCTTGACGGTGAGGGGGGACATCTTGGAGAGGCTTAGGCCTTACTTGGAGAGTGGGAAAATAAAGGCTGTGATCGATCCAACAGGGCCGTACCATTTTAATGACGTGATCGAAGCTTTCCGATATCTTGAAACAGGGAGGGCCAGAGGGAAAGTGGTGGTCTCTTCCTTCCCTTCAAGTACTTCACTATAG
- the LOC103716882 gene encoding cytochrome P450 704C1-like, with protein sequence MDFSSDLASLSATVALGLLALYCVSRIFRRGSSHGKRYPPVVGTVFHQFFNFRRLHDYHTELSRKHMTFKLLAPFRQQIYTTDPTVIEYILKTNFPNYGKGLFNYQNSKDLFGDGIFAVDGDKWRHQRKLASYEFSTKVLRDFSGAVFKSNAAKLAHIISESAVSNKKLNIQDLFMKSTMDSIFKVGFGTDLDCLHDSYDGSIFANAFDDSSEFIMLRYVNVFWKIMKLLNIGSEAILKERIKVVNDFIYKLIDKRAEQCSNGRNDLEKKEDILLRFLEESRRDPQNMSYQYLRDIVLNFLIAGKDTTAGTLSWFFYMLCKNPSIQEKISQEVKEVTEANEDANFDEFAKCITDESLNKMHYLHASLSETLRLYPAVPLDNKVCFSDDILPNGFNVRKGDVVFYQPYAMGRMEYLWGKDAECFRPERWLDDNGTFQAESPYKFTAFQAGPRICLGKEFAYRQMKIFAAVLLRFFIFKLGDEGKVAHYRTTITLHIDQGLHLHAFLR encoded by the exons ATGGATTTCTCTTCCGATCTTGCATCTCTCTCTGCCACAGTCGCCCTCGGGCTGCTCGCACTGTATTGTGTCTCGAGAATCTTCCGAAGAGGTAGCAGCCATGGGAAGAGATACCCTCCGGTCGTTGGCACCGTTTTCCATCAGTTCTTCAACTTCCGCAGGCTCCATGACTACCACACCGAGCTTTCTCGCAAGCACATGACCTTCAAGCTACTTGCGCCTTTCCGCCAGCAGATCTACACCACCGATCCAACGGTCATCGAGTACATCCTCAAGACCAACTTCCCAAACTATGGCAAG GGATTGTTTAACTATCAAAATTCGAAAGATCTATTTGGAGATGGCATCTTTGCAGTAGATGGTGATAAATGGCGCCACCAACGAAAGCTTGCAAGCTATGAATTCTCAACAAAAGTTTTAAGAGACTTTAGTGGTGCTGTTTTCAAAAGTAATGCAGCAAAGCTGGCTCATATAATTTCTGAAAGTGCGGTTTCGAATAAAAAATTGAATATTCAA GACTTGTTCATGAAGTCAACAATGGACTCTATATTTAAAGTTGGGTTTGGAACTGATCTTGACTGTTTGCATGATTCTTATGATGGAAGCATATTTGCAAATGCATTTGATGATTCAAGCGAGTTCATTATGCTACGTTATGTTAATGTCTTTTGGAAGATCATGAAGCTTTTGAACATAGGTTCTGAAGCGATACTCAAGGAAAgaatcaaagttgtcaatgatTTCATATACAAGTTGATCGATAAGCGAGCTGAACAATGTTCAAATGGAAGGAATGATTTA gaaaagaaagaagatatcCTATTAAGGTTTTTGGAGGAGAGCAGGAGGGATCCGCAAAATATGAGCTATCAGTATTTAAGAGACATAGTACTGAATTTTCTGATCGCTGGTAAAGACACCACAGCGGGCACTCTATCATGGTTCTTCTATATGCTTTGCAAAAATCCTTCAATTCAAGAAAAGATTTCTCAAGAAGTCAAGGAAGTAACTGAAGCTAATGAGGATGCAAACTTCGATGAGTTTGCCAAATGTATTACCGATGAATCTCTTAACAAGATGCACTACCTTCATGCTTCACTCTCAGAAACCTTAAGACTATATCCTGCCGTTCCCTTA GATAACAAGGTTTGCTTTTCAGATGACATCCTTCCTAATGGCTTTAATGTGAGGAAAGGGGACGTCGTGTTTTATCAACCTTATGCAATGGGTAGAATGGAATACTTATGGGGCAAGGATGCCGAGTGTTTTCGACCAGAAAGGTGGCTCGACGATAATGGAACTTTCCAAGCTGAAAGTCCTTATAAGTTCACAGCCTTCCAG GCTGGTCCAAGAATTTGTTTGGGAAAGGAGTTCGCTTATAGACAGATGAAGATATTTGCAGCTGTCCTCCTCCGCTTCTTCATATTCAAGCTTGGTGACGAGGGAAAGGTTGCCCATTATAGGACCACCATAACCCTTCACATTGATCAGGGTCTCCATCTTCATGCTTTTCTAAGATGA
- the LOC103716883 gene encoding 2-methylene-furan-3-one reductase-like isoform X1, whose translation MQKAWFYEEYGPKEVLKMGDFPLPILQQNQLLVQVRAAALNPIDFKRRQLAIFASGLPVVPGCDMAGIVADMAPGVSKFKVGEEVYGNIQDFNVPEKLKQLGTLAEYVAVEENLVALKPDNLSFEEAGSLPLALQTALEGFETANFQAGRSVFIVGGAGGVGTLVVQLAKHYFGASRVVATCSSSKVEFVKSLGADMVIDYTATKYEEITEKFDFVYDTIGESKNSFVVAKEDAPVVDITWPPTNPKAKFSSLTVRGDILERLRPYLESGKIKAVIDPTGPYHFNDVIEAFRYLETGRARGKVVVSSFPSSTSL comes from the exons ATGCAGAAGGCGTGGTTTTACGAAGAGTATGGCCCCAAAGAGGTCCTCAAGATGGGAGACTTCCCCCTTCCAATTCTCCAACAAAACCAACTCCTTGTCCAAGTCCGAGCTGCTGCTCTGAATCCGATCGATTTCAAACGGCGCCAGCTAGCCATCTTTGCATCTGGCTTGCCC gtagTTCCTGGTTGTGACATGGCTGGAATAGTGGCTGACATGGCCCCTGGTGTTTCAAAGTTCAAAGTTGGTGAGGAGGTCTATGGCAACATACAGGATTTCAACGTCCCTGAGAAACTGAAGCAACTAGGGACGCTTGCCGAGTATGTTGCAGTAGAAGAGAACTTGGTAGCTCTAAAACCAGACAATCTTTCCTTTGAGGAGGCCGGAAGCCTTCCTCTGGCTCTGCAAACTGCCTTAGAAGGGTTTGAGACAGCCAATTTCCAAGCAGGTCGGAGCGTTTTTATCGTCGGCGGAGCTGGCGGCGTTGGGACGCTTGTAGTTCAGCTAGCCAAGCATTACTTCGGTGCTTCTAGGGTGGTAGCAACTTGTAGCAGCAGCAAGGTTGAGTTTGTGAAGAGCTTAGGAGCTGACATGGTTATAGACTACACTGCTACAAAATATGAGGAGATCACCGAGAAATTCGATTTTGTTTATGACACTATTG GAGAGAGCAAGAATTCCTTCGTGGTGGCCAAAGAAGACGCACCGGTGGTGGATATAACATGGCCCCCTACAAATCCGAAGGCCAAATTCTCGAGCTTGACGGTGAGGGGGGACATCTTGGAGAGGCTTAGGCCTTACTTGGAGAGTGGGAAAATAAAGGCTGTGATCGATCCAACAGGGCCGTACCATTTTAATGACGTGATCGAAGCTTTCCGATATCTTGAAACAGGGAGGGCCAGAGGGAAAGTGGTGGTCTCTTCCTTCCCTTCAAGTACTTCACTATAG